A genomic segment from Vidua macroura isolate BioBank_ID:100142 chromosome Z, ASM2450914v1, whole genome shotgun sequence encodes:
- the AK3 gene encoding GTP:AMP phosphotransferase AK3, mitochondrial isoform X1 — protein sequence MVVPPLLRAVIMGPPGSGKGTVSARIIKHFGVKHLSSGDLLRDNMQKKTEVGILAKSYIDQGQLIPDHIMTQLMLTEIKGLDQYNWLLDGFPRTVAQAEALDKECHIDTVIDLDVPFETIKCRLTARWIHPASGRVYNLEFSPPKVQGIDDITGEPLVQRDDDKPETVSKRLQAYDAQTKPVLEYYRKKGLLKSFSGTETNKIWPHIYAFLQTKLPDMSQKDAANPR from the exons ATGGTGGTGCCACCGCTGCTGCGCGCCGTCATCAtggggccgccgggctccggcaaAGGCACCGTCTCCGCTCGGATTATCAAGCACTTCGGCGTGAAGCACCTCTCCAGCGGCGACCTGCTGAGGGACAACATGCAGAAGAAGACAG AAGTGGGAATCCTTGCCAAGTCCTACATTGATCAAGGGCAGCTTATTCCAGATCACATCATGACACAACTAATGCTGACTGAGATAAAAGGTCTAGACCAGTACAATTGGCTATTGGATG gttTCCCCAGAACAGTTGCTCAGGCAGAAGCCCTCGATAAAGAATGTCACATAGACACTGTAATTGACCTGGACGTGCCATTTGAGACCATAAAGTGTCGGCTTACAGCACGCTGGATCCACCCTGCCAGTGGCAGAGTCTACAATCTTGAATTCAGTCCTCCCAAAGTGCAG GGCATTGATGACATTACTGGTGAGCCGCTTGTTCAGCGTGATGATGACAAGCCAGAAACTGTCAGCAAGAGGCTTCAGGCTTATGATGCACAAACAAAACCTGTTCTAGAATATTATCG gAAAAAAGGGTTATTGAAATCCTTTTCTGGAACAGAAACCAATAAGATCTGGCCACATATCTATGCTTTCCTTCAAACCAAGTTGCCAGACATGAGCCAGAAAGATGCTGCCAACCCGAGGTGA
- the AK3 gene encoding GTP:AMP phosphotransferase AK3, mitochondrial isoform X2 — MVVPPLLRAVIMGPPGSGKGTVSARIIKHFGVKHLSSGDLLRDNMQKKTEVGILAKSYIDQGQLIPDHIMTQLMLTEIKGLDQYNWLLDGFPRTVAQAEALDKECHIDTVIDLDVPFETIKCRLTARWIHPASGRVYNLEFSPPKVQGIDDITGEPLVQRDDDKPETVSKRLQAYDAQTKPVLEYYRTVEQKSMSSLHFQCYSFLGVTSHAYFHTPARIIFK; from the exons ATGGTGGTGCCACCGCTGCTGCGCGCCGTCATCAtggggccgccgggctccggcaaAGGCACCGTCTCCGCTCGGATTATCAAGCACTTCGGCGTGAAGCACCTCTCCAGCGGCGACCTGCTGAGGGACAACATGCAGAAGAAGACAG AAGTGGGAATCCTTGCCAAGTCCTACATTGATCAAGGGCAGCTTATTCCAGATCACATCATGACACAACTAATGCTGACTGAGATAAAAGGTCTAGACCAGTACAATTGGCTATTGGATG gttTCCCCAGAACAGTTGCTCAGGCAGAAGCCCTCGATAAAGAATGTCACATAGACACTGTAATTGACCTGGACGTGCCATTTGAGACCATAAAGTGTCGGCTTACAGCACGCTGGATCCACCCTGCCAGTGGCAGAGTCTACAATCTTGAATTCAGTCCTCCCAAAGTGCAG GGCATTGATGACATTACTGGTGAGCCGCTTGTTCAGCGTGATGATGACAAGCCAGAAACTGTCAGCAAGAGGCTTCAGGCTTATGATGCACAAACAAAACCTGTTCTAGAATATTATCG GACTGTTGAGCAGAAATCAATGTCCAGCCTGCATTTCCAATGCTACAGCTTTCTTGGTGTTACATCACATGCATATTTTCACACTCCTGCCAGGATAATCTTCAAGTGA
- the CDC37L1 gene encoding hsp90 co-chaperone Cdc37-like 1, whose amino-acid sequence MALWLPGSRDGGAPEEEDQERAHAAAFRQRLPEVQTYSQGIELACQKEREFVKHSVESTWNLAEAQQKFGSLALHNSESCDQESAQARTEAAELRWREEEWRRKEEALNQRERQNLWNTDPVSKEVFNKSFINQKRKEVEDDAVSEPLMQKHEQKIRHFGMLSRWDDSQRFLSDHPYLVCEETSRYLMLWCFHLEAEQKRALMEQVAHQAVVMQFIIEIARSCNADPRGCFRLFFQKAKTGEGYFEAFKNELEAFKTRVRVWSQSHGFQTMLLHDLNVSPGCVAEWTSFLQNTGDLQGSINTDACSFNSVIQRDEEESKMMDTL is encoded by the exons ATGGCGCTGTGGCTGCCGGGCTCCCGGGACGGCGGCGCCCCGGAGGAGGAAGACCAGGAGCGGGCACACGCTGCCGCCTTCCGCCAGCGCTTGCCGGAGGTGCAG ACATACAGCCAAGGGATTGAATTAGCCTGCCAAAAAGAAAGAGAGTTTGTGAAGCACTCTGTAGAAAGCACATGGAACCTAGCAGAAGCCCAGCAAAAATTTGGTAGTTTAGCACTGCATAATTCAGAATCCTGTGATCAGGAATCTGCTCAAGCAAGGACTGAAGCTGCTGAGTTGAGATGGAGAGAGGAAgagtggagaagaaaagaagaagcacTAAACCAGAGGGAACGACAGAATCTATGGAACACAGATCCTGTTAGTAAAGAGGTTTTTAATAAG aGTTTTAttaatcaaaaaagaaaagaagttgaAGATGATGCTGTGTCTGAACCACTTATGCAAAAACATGAACAGAAGATTAGACACTTTG GGATGCTGAGCAGATGGGATGATAGTCAAAGGTTTTTGTCTGATCACCCATACCTTGTATGTGAAGAAACTTCTAGGTATCTCATGTTGTGGTGTTTTCATCTAGAAGCCGAACAG aaaagagCTCTGATGGAGCAAGTAGCGCACCAAGCAGTTGTAATGCAGTTTATTATAGAAATTGCCAGAAGCTGCAATGCGGATCCAAGAGGATGTTTTCGTCTCTTTTTCCAAAAAGCCAAA acAGGAGAAGGCTACTTTGAGGCCTTTAAAAATGAACTTGAGGCATTCAAGACAAGAGTAAGAGTCTGGTCACAATCACATGGCTTTCAAACTATGTTGCTCCATGATCTCAATGTCAGTCCTGGTTGTGTGGCAGAGTGGACATCTTTTTTACAG AACACAGGAGATCTACAAGGTTCCATAAACACAGATGCCTGCAGTTTCAACTCTGTGATACAAAGAGATGAAGAAGAATCCAAAATGATGGACACATTATAG
- the AK3 gene encoding GTP:AMP phosphotransferase AK3, mitochondrial isoform X3, with the protein MKREVIRQRILEVGILAKSYIDQGQLIPDHIMTQLMLTEIKGLDQYNWLLDGFPRTVAQAEALDKECHIDTVIDLDVPFETIKCRLTARWIHPASGRVYNLEFSPPKVQGIDDITGEPLVQRDDDKPETVSKRLQAYDAQTKPVLEYYRKKGLLKSFSGTETNKIWPHIYAFLQTKLPDMSQKDAANPR; encoded by the exons ATGAAGAGAGAAGTGATTAGGCAAAGAATTCTAG AAGTGGGAATCCTTGCCAAGTCCTACATTGATCAAGGGCAGCTTATTCCAGATCACATCATGACACAACTAATGCTGACTGAGATAAAAGGTCTAGACCAGTACAATTGGCTATTGGATG gttTCCCCAGAACAGTTGCTCAGGCAGAAGCCCTCGATAAAGAATGTCACATAGACACTGTAATTGACCTGGACGTGCCATTTGAGACCATAAAGTGTCGGCTTACAGCACGCTGGATCCACCCTGCCAGTGGCAGAGTCTACAATCTTGAATTCAGTCCTCCCAAAGTGCAG GGCATTGATGACATTACTGGTGAGCCGCTTGTTCAGCGTGATGATGACAAGCCAGAAACTGTCAGCAAGAGGCTTCAGGCTTATGATGCACAAACAAAACCTGTTCTAGAATATTATCG gAAAAAAGGGTTATTGAAATCCTTTTCTGGAACAGAAACCAATAAGATCTGGCCACATATCTATGCTTTCCTTCAAACCAAGTTGCCAGACATGAGCCAGAAAGATGCTGCCAACCCGAGGTGA
- the AK3 gene encoding GTP:AMP phosphotransferase AK3, mitochondrial isoform X4: MVVPPLLRAVIMGPPGSGKGTVSARIIKHFGVKHLSSGDLLRDNMQKKTGFPRTVAQAEALDKECHIDTVIDLDVPFETIKCRLTARWIHPASGRVYNLEFSPPKVQGIDDITGEPLVQRDDDKPETVSKRLQAYDAQTKPVLEYYRKKGLLKSFSGTETNKIWPHIYAFLQTKLPDMSQKDAANPR, from the exons ATGGTGGTGCCACCGCTGCTGCGCGCCGTCATCAtggggccgccgggctccggcaaAGGCACCGTCTCCGCTCGGATTATCAAGCACTTCGGCGTGAAGCACCTCTCCAGCGGCGACCTGCTGAGGGACAACATGCAGAAGAAGACAG gttTCCCCAGAACAGTTGCTCAGGCAGAAGCCCTCGATAAAGAATGTCACATAGACACTGTAATTGACCTGGACGTGCCATTTGAGACCATAAAGTGTCGGCTTACAGCACGCTGGATCCACCCTGCCAGTGGCAGAGTCTACAATCTTGAATTCAGTCCTCCCAAAGTGCAG GGCATTGATGACATTACTGGTGAGCCGCTTGTTCAGCGTGATGATGACAAGCCAGAAACTGTCAGCAAGAGGCTTCAGGCTTATGATGCACAAACAAAACCTGTTCTAGAATATTATCG gAAAAAAGGGTTATTGAAATCCTTTTCTGGAACAGAAACCAATAAGATCTGGCCACATATCTATGCTTTCCTTCAAACCAAGTTGCCAGACATGAGCCAGAAAGATGCTGCCAACCCGAGGTGA